The genomic segment TGACCCGGATGGCGTGCAAACGCCCCGTTGATCGTGTGCTCACCCGGCTTCGCATCGCGTCCCGCGAGTGGGAGCGAGCGGATTTGCTGCAGTGCAGTGCACTGCGATCGATCGCCCGCGAGTGACGTCGCGCATGCCGTCGGATGGCGACGTGCCGGCAACGAGCGTAGCATTCAGACATGCGGCCGGCCGCGATCCCGACCGACGGATCGGCGGCACACCCCGATCCGGCCGCAGCCGGCCTCGCATGACGGCCCGGCAAAGGAGCATCGATGCGCTCGCAAGCAATGTCCGTCTCGCGCCTGAGGCGCTATGGGATCATGGCTGCGGTCGTCGTCGCGTGCCTGATCGTCATCGGGCGCATCACCGGTATCCTGGTCGACTGGCTTTGGTTCTCGTCGATCGGCTATGCCGGCGTCTTCTGGACGATCCTGTCCGCGAGGGTGCTGCTGTTCGTCGCGGTGCTCGCCGTGTCGGCGGCCGCGATCGGCGCGTCGGGGTTGCTCGCGCATCGTTTTGCAAGGCCCGTCGATGTCTGGCAGGTAGAGGAAGCTTCGTCGACGCGTGCGGAGGATGTCCTTCGGGCGCTTGCAGCCGAGGTCGCATCGCGCGTTCCATGGCGCGCGGTCATCGCCGCGGGTGCCGTCTTCCTCGGGCTTGCGATCGCCGCCGGTGCGATGTCGAGCTGGGATGTCGCGCTGCGCTTTCTGCATCGGGTGCCGTTCGGCGCGCGCGATCCGATCTTCGGCAACGACATCGGTTTCTATCTGTTCGCGCTGCCCGTCTGGATCGTACTGAAGAACCTGCTGCTGCAAGTGGTCGCCTGCTGCGCGATCGTCGCAGGCAGCGTCTACTGGCTGCGCGGCGACATCATGCTGCGCCCGCAGAAGGGGCTTTCGTCGGCTGCCGCCGTTCACGGCTCGGCGCTGCTGGCGCTGTTCTTCCTGCTGAAAGCCTGGTCCTGGTGGCTCGAACGCTTTCTGCTGCTCTACGACAACAACGGTGTCGTGGTCGGCGCCGGTTATACCGATATCCACGTGATGCTGCCGGTGCTGTGGCTGCTCGTCGGCCTCGCCACTGCGTCGGCCGTTGCGATGCTGGTCAACCTGCGCCGGCCCGGCTATCGGCTGCCGGGCGCTGCGGTGCTGCTGGTGTTCGGCACGTCGTTTGCGCTCGGCATCGTCTATCCCGCGCTGTTCCAGCGCTTCTACGTCAAGCCGAGCGAGCTGCAGCTCGAGACGCCCTATATCCAGCACAACATCGCGTTGACGAGGCAGGCTTACGGTCTCGCGCAGATCGAGGTCAAGCCGTTTGCGGCCGGGCAGGGCCTGAATCTCGCGTCGCTGCAGGCCAATCGCGCGACCGTCGACAACATCCGGCTGTGGGATGTGCAGCCGCTGATGGATACCTATGCGCAGTTGCAGGAGATCAGGACTTACTACAAGTTCTTCTCCGTGGATATCGATCGCTACCGGCTCGACTCCGGCTACCGGCAGGTCATGCTGTCGGCGCGCGAGCTGGAGCAGTCGATGCTGCCGGAGAACGCCCGAACCTGGGTGAACCTGCATCTGCTGTTTACCCACGGCAACGGCGTCGTGATGTCGCCGGTCACCGAGAAATCCACGGAAGGCCTGCCGTCGCTGTATCTGCGCGACATTCCGCCTGCCGCGGACGGCGGGCCGGCGATCCACGAACCGCGCATCTACTTCGGCGAAGGCGGGCAGGGCTATGTGATCGTGAAGGGCAGCGTGCCCGAATTCGACTACCCGAAGGGCGACAGCAACGTCTACACGTCCTACAGCGGGCGCGACGGTGTCGCGATCGGCGGCGCGGCGCGGCGCAGCCTCTTCGCATGGCAGTTCGGCGATCCCAACATCCTGCTGACGCACTACATCACGAACGACAGCAGGATCCTGTTTCACCGCAACATCCGGGACCGGATCCGCACGATTGCGCCGTTTCTCGCGCTCGACCACGACCCGTATGTCGTGGCAAGCAACGGACGCCTGTTCTGGATGCAGGACGCCTATACGACCAGCCGCTGGTTTCCGTATGCGCCGCCCGGCGTCGGCGACGGCGCCAACTACATTCGCAACGCGGTGAAAGTGGTGGTCGACGCGTACAACGGCACGGTCGACTTCTACGTCAGCGATCCTTCCGATCCGCTGGTGCGGACTTACGCGCGCATCTTCCCCGGCATGTTCAAGCCGCTCGACGCGATGCCGCCGGATCTTCGGCAGCATATCCGCTACCCCGAGGATCTGTTCCTGATCCAGGCGAACCTCTACCGTGCTTATCACATGGATGCGCCGGAAGTGTTCTATAACCGCGAGGACCTCTGGCAGTTTCCTCGCGCGCTGGGCGATATCGACGGGGGCGACGCAGCGAACGCGCAGATGGCGCCGTACTACACGATCATGAGGCTGCCCGGCGACGCGCAGGCCGGCTTCGTGCTGATGCTGCCGATGGTGCCGAGCCAGCGCGAGAACATGATCGCGTGGCTGGCCGCGCGTTGCGATCCGCCCGGGTACGGCAAGCTGATCGTCTACGCGTTCCCCAAGGACAAGCTGATCTACGGGCCGTACCAGATCGAGGCGCGCATCCAGCAGAGCACGGAAATCTCGCAGCAGATCTCGCTGTGGAACCAGATGGGCTCACGCGTGATCCGCGGCCATCTGGTGGTCGTGCCGATCGAGAATTCGATTCTGTACGTGTCGCCGCTTTATCTGCGCGCGGCGTCGGGCCAATTGCCCGAGCTGAAGCGGGTGATTGCGGCCTACGGCGATCGCGTCGTGATGGAGGAAAACCTGAGCGCAGCGCTCGCGGCGCTCTTCAGGGAGACGGGGCCGGGGCCGGTGGCGGCACCGGCCCGCGGCGCGGCGGATGCGCGCGCCCGCGAAGCGCTGGCCCATTACGACCGCGCGATCGAGCGGATGAAGGCGGGGGACTGGGCCGGCTTCGGCGCCGAACTCGATGCGCTCCGGCCGTTGCTCGAAGCGCTGGGCACCGTTCGCGCGGACAACAAAAAGTGAGGGGCGCGCGGCAGGGCCGTCAAGTTACCGGCGGCGCGTGTCCGTGATCCCCCAGATCCCGCGCTTCGTCGTATTCCCGCGAAATATCCTTGTTCGTGTAATCCCCGAGCTTCGACGCGGCGACCAGGCTCAGCACTGCACACACCAGCACGTACACCGCGATCGCATACCCCGAATGGTAGTAGGCAAACAGCGCCGTCGCGATCAGCGGTGCCGGGCCGCCTGCGATGACCGAAGCGAGCTGATACCCCATCGACGCACCGCTGTATCGCAACCGCCCGGTAAACGACTCGGCAATCAACGCAGCCTGCGGCCCGTACATCATCGAATGCGGGACCAGCGACAGCACGATGGCCGCGAAGATCCATACCGGATTCCGGCTGTCGACCATCGCGAAGTAGAGGAATCCGAATACACCGACGGCAGCCGCGCCGATCATGTACATCCGCCGCCGCCCGATCAGATCCGACACGTGCCCGAACAGCGGGATGGTGACGAATTCGACCACGGATGCAACCAGCACCGCCGTCAGCAGCAGTTCGCGCGTGACGCCGAGCGCCGTGATCCCGTAAGTGAACACGAACGCCGTAAAGATATAGAACGGCGCCTGTTCGGCCATCCGCGCGAACGCCGACAGCACGATATCCCTCGGCTGCTTGCGCAGCACTTCGAGCATCGGCGTCTTCTCGATCCGGCGCTCGGCCAGCAGTTTCGCGAAGATCGGCGTCTCGAGAATATTCAGGCGGATATAGAGCCCGATCGCGACCAGCAGGATGCTGAGGAAAAACGGCACGCGCCAGCCCCACGCGAGGAAACTGCTGCCGGAAAGCCAGCTCATGGCCAGCACGGCGAGGTTGGCGAGGAACAATCCCGCCGGCACGCCGAACTGCGGCCACGACGCGACGAAGCCGCGATGCGCATTGGTGCGCGCCCATTCCATCGACATCAGGACCGAGCCGCCCCATTCGCCGCCGACGCCGACGCCCTGGATGAAGCGCAGCACCGTGAGGAGAACGGCGCCCCAGATGCCGATCGTCGCGTAGGTCGGGACGAAGGCCACGGCGAACGTGGCGAGCCCCATCAGCAACAGGGTCACGATCAGGGTGGCCTTGCGTCCGATGCGATCGCCGTAATGGCCGAAGATCGCCGCGCCGACCGGCCGCGCGACAAAGCCGACCGCATAGATCAGGAACGCCTGCAGCGTGCCGACGAGAGGGTGGGATTGCGGGAAATACAGCTTTGCGAAGACCAGGCCGGTGACCGTGCTGTAGAGGAAAAAGTCATACCATTCGATCGTGGTGCCGATCGTGCTGGCGATGACGGCGCGGCGCAGCTGGCGCCGGGCTTCCTCGTCGGAGAGGGGCGTGGCCGCGGATTGCATGGCAGCCATTTCGATATCTCCCCAAAAAAAAGGGCGACAGAGAAATAAACCATACGCCCGGCGATGGGTTCCGGCAAGGGCAGGCCGCGAATGGTTTGCACGGCGTCCGGGACTTTCAGTCAGAAGTCCTGATATATCGAATGCTCAACTGCCGGCGCGGGCGTGCCTTTCGATGAACGCGCGGGTATGCGATGGCTCGGTGATCTCCGTCCATTGCAGATGCGCGTATTTCGGATCGTCGCGCAGGGCGGCGAATTTGACGCGGTTCCTGGCGAAGGTGGTGTATGACCACAGCAGTACCGAGTCTTTGGAGCAGAACGCCATCCGCAGCGACTCCCGGTTGCCGTGAAAAAGCTCGGTGCGCATGAGCCCGCGGCTTAGCGTGCGCCAGAGCACCCGGGAGAACACAGTCCATCGCCCGAAGTTGAGCCAGACGACGTGCGTGGCTCTCGACCAGAGCACGTCGCGTACGGCGCTGTAGTTCCCGTCGGCGACCCACCGGTCGCCTGCCGTCGCGGCAAGCACGGCATTCTCGAACTGTTCGGGCGGTACGGCTGTCCAGTCGGGGCCCCAATAGAGTTGATCCAGTTCGATGTATGGGCAACCCGCAGCGGCCGCCAGCGCACTGGAGAAGGTGGATTTCCCCGACCCGCTTGTTCCGACGACGACGAAGCGCATGTGTTTGACCGCGGTCGAATTTCTCAGCCGCGTATTGTGCCTGATGCGTCGAAGCGGCGGATCGTCGCCGATCGGTTCCAGGCCATTCGAGAAGTCACCACTAAACCTGCCCCGAAGACTGTTCTTCAGCGTACCGACTCACCGGACCGCCGCGATGCACGATGACATTCGTCGCATTCTTCTGTCTGGAGCGGTTCATGAAATATCCGATCTATATCACGCGGCACGGGAATCCCCGCTATCGCGGCGCGCTTGCGGATTTTCCCGAGGTCGACGTGGAGGGCGACTCGTATGGCGAGTTGCAGGCGGCCGCCGCGCAGCGGGTCGTGGCCCGTTATGACCGGTCCGCGCGTCTCATTCCGCCGCCGACCACGGACATGTCGGTATTGCAGGCGTCGGAGGTCGATGCCGGCGACGGGATCTGGCGGTTCTTCGACATCGACCTGACCGGGGTGACGTCGAGTTCCGTGCGGATCGAGCTGTGCCTGCCGAAGCGCATCGTGCACGACATCGATCGGACGGCGGGCGCGCTGCACACGACCCGCGATGCGTTCGTGTCGATGGCGTGCGAGCACGCCGTCGACCGATCCGCGCAGCACGGCGGCTTGCGTGGCGAACCTGTCGCGATATCGCTGTCGGAAGCGGTTTGACGGCCCGGGCGCGCCTGGCCGAGCGGTGCAGCCATCTGGGAGAAAGCCTGTTGAAGATTCACGTTGCGCGCGTTTCGCGACGCCGGACCTCGCCGTGGAGCAATGCCCGGCCGATTCGCGAGGAGTTCTTCGGCGACGAGCGACTCGCGCAGCATGCTGGCAGCCTGGCTCGCGCGCAGAAGGTGTTGCCCGGTGCGGCGTCGGGCCCCTCGCTGGCCACACGGCTGAAGGACAATGCGGATCATCTGCTGAAGGCCTACCGGAACACGGTGGCCGCAGATGCGCGCGGCGAGGAAATCACGCCCGCGGCGGAGTGGCTGCTCGACAACTACTATCTTGTCGCGGAACAGGTGCGGCAGATCCGCGACGATCTTTCCCCTCGCTATTACCGGCAACTGCCCAAACTGAGCAACGGCCCGTTCGCCGGTTATCCGCGCGTGTTCGGGATCAACTGGTCATTCGTCGCCCATACCGACAGTCGTTTCGATCCCGATGCGCTATGCCGTTTCATGCTTGCCTACCAGGCCGTGGAACCGCTGACGATCGGCGAACTGTGGGCGGTGGCGATCACGCTGCGGATCGTGCTGATCGAAAACCTGCGGCGGCTCGCGGATCAGATCATCGACGACCGGCGCGCGCGGCTCGATGCCGACGCGCTCGCCGATCGCCTGCTCGGCGAAGGCGGGCAAGCGCGGCTGGAGACGGCGCCGCTCGTCGCCCGTTATGAGCAGGCCGTATTGCACGATGCGTTCGCGGTGCAGCTGATTCAGCGGCTGCATGATCCCGATCCGGCCGTCGCGCCGGCACTCGCGTGGCTGCATCGGCACCTGGCGGCGCGCGGCGCGACGCCGGACCAGATCGTTGCGTCAGTCAACCATCAGCAGGGCGCCGCCAGCCTGACCGTGCGCAACGTGATCACCAGCATGCGGCTGATTTCGGAGGTGGACTGGACCGATCTGTTCGAACGCATCAGCCTGGTCGATCAGGTGCTGCGCAGCCACCCGGGTTTCGCGGAGATGGATTTCCCCACGCGCAACCTGTATCGCGACGCCGTTGAAGCGCTTGCGCGCGGCGCGCCGGTCAGCGAGCTCGAGATTGCCCGCCGCGTCGTCGCCGATGCGGCAGCCCGCGCACCGGCCGCAGGCGCGGTGCCGGGCCGCGAGACCGACCCCGGTTACTACCTGCTGGCCGACGGCCGCGCCGCACTGGAAGCGGAGATCGGCTATCGGCCGCCCGTTGCGTTGTGGTTGCGGCGCCTGACGCGCCACGCCGGCCTCGGCGGTTATCTCGCCCGTATCGGGCTGATCGCCGCACTGCTGCTGGCGGGCATGCTGGCGTGGCTCACGCGCGTCGAACCGCCCGGCCACTGGCTGATCTGGCTCGGCCTCGCCGGCCTGCTGCCCGCGCTCGACGCCGCGCTCGCACTCGTCAATCGCAGCGTGATGCGCGATGTCGGCGCGAAGATCCTGCCCGGCCTCGCATTGCTCGACGGCATCCCGCCGGACCTGCGCACCCTGGTCGCGGTGCCGGTGCTGCTGACGACGGAAGCGGCGCTCGCGGAGCAGATCGAGCAACTGGAAATTCACCATCTGGCGAGCCCCAACGGCGCGCTGTACTTCGCCTTGCTGTCCGACTGGGTGGACGCGCCCGCCCCGCACGCCGACGGCGACGACGAGCTGCTGGCATTCGCGGCGGCCGGCATCGACCGGTTGAATCGCCTTTATCCGGCGGCACCGGGTGAAGGCGAGCGCTTTCTGCTGCTGCACCGCAAGCGCGTGTGGAACGACGGCGAACGGTGCTGGATGGGCTGGGAGCGCAAGCGCGGCAAGCTGCACGAGCTGAACCGCTTGCTGCGCGGCGCGCAGGACACGACGTTCGTCGCGCGGGAAGGCCGGCCGCCGCGCGTGCCGCCGGACGTGCGCTACGTGATCACGCTCGATGCCGATACGCGGCTGCTGCGCGATACCGTGCGCCGCCTGGTCGGCAAGATGGCGCACCCGCTCAACCGGCCGGTATTCGACTCGGCGAGCCGGCGCATCGTCGAAGGCTACGGCGTCCTTCAACCGCGCGTCACGTCATCCCTCGCGAGCGGCGACGAGGGCTCGCTGTTCCAGCGCGTGTCGTCGAGCGCGCACGGCATCGATCCTTACGTGTCGGCCGTATCGGATGTCTATCAGGACCTGTTCGACGAAGGCTCGTATGCGGGCAAGGGCATCTACGACGTCGATGCGTTCGAGGCAGTGCTCGCCGGCCGCGTGCCGGAGAACACGGTGCTCAGTCACGATCTGTTCGAAGGCATTTTCGCGCGGGCCGGGCTGGCGTCGGATGTCGAGGTCGTCGAAGCGTCGCCGTCCCGCTACGACGTCGCGGCCGGGCGCCTGCACCGATGGGCGCGCGGCGACTGGCAGCTCCTGCCGTGGTTGATTTTCGGCCATGAGCCGCTGACGGCGGTCGGCCGCTGGAAGATGCTGGACAACCTGCGCCGCACACTCACGGCGCCCGCGATGATGGTCGCGCTGCTGGCCGGATGGATGCTGCCGCTGCCCGTGTCGCTCGCGTGGAGCGCGTTCGTGCTGACGACGATCGCGCTGCCGTTCCTGTTGCCCGTGTTGAGCGGGCTGGTGCCGCGCTGGCGGCGCACGCACGTGAAGATGACCACGCGCAGCGTGCTCCATGCATGGTCGATAGAGCTGCGGTTCGCGTTGACGCGGTTCGGCCTGTCGATCGTCATGCTGCCGCAGCAGGCGTGGTCGATGGGCGACGCGATCGCGCGCACGCTGTTTCGCGTGGGGATCAGCCGTCGCCACCTGCTCGAATGGACCACGGCGGCCGAAGCCGGCGCGCGCGAGCGGCGGACCCTGGCGTTCACCTATCTACAGATGCGCGGTGGCGTGACGCTCGCGCTGCTGGCTGCGGCCGCCGGCCTGGCGGCGGGCTGGCGCTTCGATCGTGATGCGGGCTGGCTGGCCGTTCCGTTCGCGCTGGTCTGGCTCGCGGCGCCCGCGATCGCCTACTGGCTGAGCCGCGCACCGCGGCCGGCGGGCGAGCTCACGGTGGCGCCGCACGATGCGCGCCAACTGCGGCGCGACGCGCGCCGGACCTGGCGTTATTTCGAGACCTTCGTGACGGCGGACGATCAGATGCTGCCGCTGGACAATTTCCAGGAAGACCCGAAGCCCGTTGTCGCGCACCGGACCTCGCCCACCAATATCGGGCTGTACCTGCTGTCCGCCGTCAGCGCCCGCGAGTTCGGCTGGCTCGGCACGCTGGACGCGGTGTCGCGGCTGGAGGCGACCCTCGCGACGATGCGGCTGATGGCGCGCTATCGCGGCCATTTCTACAACTGGTACGACACGCGCGACCTGCGGCCCCTCGAGCCGAGGTACGTGTCGTCGGTCGACAGCGGCAATCTCGCCGGCCACCTGATCGCGCTCGGCAACGGTTGCCGCGCGTGGGCGAATCAGCCCGCCGGCGTGGGGCGGCAGGCCGCGTATGAAGGGATCGGCGATACGCTCGCGCTGCTGCGCAACGCCGTGTGCCGGGAAGGCGACGCCCGCACGGCCTTGCACGGCGAATTCGAGCGGGCCGCGACCGAGCTGGAGGAGGCGCTCGCCGCGCCGGCCGGGGACGACGCCGCACCGGACGGCCGCGCCGCGCCGGAATGGCCCGCGATCACGGTCCTCGCCGCGACGGTCGCCGATGTCGCGCGCGCGCTGATGGACGATATCGGCCGGGTGCGGGGCGGCGACGTCGACGACGTGCTGTTCTGGGCGCAGGCGCTGGAGCATGCGGTGCAGGGGCATTGCCGCGACGCGACGCGCACGCCGGACGAAGCGGACGTGTTGAACAAGCGTCTTCATGCGCTGGCCGATACCGCGTTGCAGATGGCCTATGCGATGGAGTTCGGCTTTCTGCTCGACCCGGTGCGGAATCTGCTGTCGATCGGTTATGCGGTGGCCGACGGACGGCTCGATCCGGGCAACTACGACCTGCTGGCGTCGGAGGCTCGGCTGGCGAGTTTCGTCGCGATCGCGAAGGGCGATGTCCCGGCGCGGCACTGGTTCCGGCTCGGCCGCCTGGCGACGCCGATCGGGCACGGCGCGGCGCTGATCTCGTGGTCGGGATCGATGTTCGAATACCTGATGCCGTCGCTGGTGATGCGCGCGCCGGACAGCAGCCTGCTCGCGCGCACCAATCACCTGGTGGTGCGTCGGCAGATCGCCTATGCCGACGGGCTGCGCTTGCCGTGGGGCATGTCCGAATCGGCATACAACACGCGCGACATCGAGCTGACCTATCAGTATTCGAGCTTCGGCGTGCCGGAGTTGGGGCTCAAGCGCGATCTCGACCAGAACCTGGTGGTCGCACCCTATGCGACCGCGCTCGCGGCGATGGTCGCGCCGGACGCCGCCGCGCGCAACTTCGAGCGGCTGCGCGCGGCCGGCGCGTGCGGGCGCTTCGGCTTCTACGAAGCGCTCGACTACACGCCCGCACGCGTGCCGGAAGGCATGCCGGTGGCCATCGTGCGGGCGTTCATGGCGCATCACCAGGGCATGTCGATCGTGTCGATCGCCAATGCGCTGCTGGGCGGGCGCATTCGCGCGTTCTTCCATGGCGAGCCGGCCGTCCGCGCCACCGAGCTGCTGTTGCAGGAGCGGGTGCCGGGCCGGGTCGCGGCAGGGCGGCCGCGGGTCGACGCGAGCCCCGCCGGCAGGATGCATGGCATCGATGCCGGCGTCGCGCGGCGCCTGCTGTCGGCGGACGATCCCGCGCCCGTCACGCATCTGCTGTCCAACGGCCGCTACGCGGTGATGCTCACGGCCGCGGGTTCCGGCTACAGCCGCCGCGACGATCTGGCCGTCACGCGTTGGCGGGAGGACGCGACGCGCGACGATTGGGGCAGCTATCTGTATCTGCGCGACGTCGACAGCGGCGACGTCTGGTCGGCCGCATGGCAGCCCACCGGGGTGGTGCCGGACAGCTACGAAGTGACGTTCACCGAGGATCGCGCCGAGTTCGTGCGGCGCGACGGCACCTTGACGACGTCGCTCGAGGTGGTGGTCTCCGCCGAGGACGACGCGGAGGTGCGGCGGGTGTCGGTGGCCAATGCGGGCACCCGGGCCCGCGTAATCGAATTCACGTCCTACGCGGAAATCGTGCTCGCGCCGCCCGCCGCCGATCACGCCCATCCCGCGTTCTCGAAGCTGTTCATCGAGACCGAGTACGTGCCGGCGTCCGGCGCGATTCTGGCGACGCGGCGCAAGCGTGCGCCGAACGAGGCGGAGGTCTGGGCCGCCCATCTGGCGGTGACGTCCGGCGAAACCGTCGGCGCGGAAGAATTCGACACCGATCGATTGCGTTTCATCGGACGCGGGCGCGGCGTTCGGCTGCCGCTTGCGCTGACCGAACGGCGTGCGCTGGGCGCTTCCGAAGGCGCGGTGCTGGACGCGGCGTTCACGTTGCGGCGGCGTCTGCGCATCGAGCCGGGCGCGAAGGCGAGCATCGTCTACTGGACCATCGTCGCGGATTCGCGCGCGCAGCTGCTCGACCTGGTCGACAAGCATCGCGACGGCGAATCGTTCGCGCGTGCGGCGATGCTCGCGTGGACCCAGGCGCAGGTGCAATTGCGGCATAGCGCGGTGAGCCTCGACGAGGCCGCGTTGTTCCAGCAGCTGGCCGGATACATGCTCTACAGCGATGCGTCGATGCGGCCGGGTTCCGCCGCACTGCTGCGCCATGCGGCGGCGGTGTCGGCGGCGGGCGGCGTGGGCGCGTCGCCGCTATGGACGCATGGCGTATCCGGGGATCTGCCGATCCTGCTGGTGCGGATCGACGACATCGAGCACATCGCGATGGTGCGGCAGTTGATCCGCGCGCACGAGTATTGGCGGATGAAGCGGCTCGAGGTCGATCTGGTCATCGTCAACGAGCGCGCGGCGTCGTATGTGCAGGATTTGCAGGCGGCGCTCGAGGGGCTGGTGCGGGCCCGGCAGCAGCCGGACGAAGCCGGGCGCGGCAGTATTTTCGTGCTGCGCGACGACCTGATGGCGGCGGCTGCGCGCGCGCTGTTTCCGTCGGTTGCGCGCGCCGTGCTCGCCGCGCGCAACGGCCGGCTGGTGGACCAGTTGCGGCGGCTCGCGGCCTCACCGCTGCCCGCCCGCGCGGATGCCGCGCGCCCGCCGCTGCCGCCTGCGTTACTGCCGCCGAAGGGGGCGCAGGCCGGCGCCGGTCTCGAATACTTCAACGGCATCGGCGGTTTCGCGCGCGGCGGCCGCGAATACGTGGTGACCCTGCAGCCCGGTCAATGCACGCCGATGCCGTGGGTCAACGTCGTCGCGAACCCGTCGTGCGGCTTCCTGAGCTCG from the Burkholderia pyrrocinia genome contains:
- a CDS encoding UPF0182 family membrane protein; protein product: MRSQAMSVSRLRRYGIMAAVVVACLIVIGRITGILVDWLWFSSIGYAGVFWTILSARVLLFVAVLAVSAAAIGASGLLAHRFARPVDVWQVEEASSTRAEDVLRALAAEVASRVPWRAVIAAGAVFLGLAIAAGAMSSWDVALRFLHRVPFGARDPIFGNDIGFYLFALPVWIVLKNLLLQVVACCAIVAGSVYWLRGDIMLRPQKGLSSAAAVHGSALLALFFLLKAWSWWLERFLLLYDNNGVVVGAGYTDIHVMLPVLWLLVGLATASAVAMLVNLRRPGYRLPGAAVLLVFGTSFALGIVYPALFQRFYVKPSELQLETPYIQHNIALTRQAYGLAQIEVKPFAAGQGLNLASLQANRATVDNIRLWDVQPLMDTYAQLQEIRTYYKFFSVDIDRYRLDSGYRQVMLSARELEQSMLPENARTWVNLHLLFTHGNGVVMSPVTEKSTEGLPSLYLRDIPPAADGGPAIHEPRIYFGEGGQGYVIVKGSVPEFDYPKGDSNVYTSYSGRDGVAIGGAARRSLFAWQFGDPNILLTHYITNDSRILFHRNIRDRIRTIAPFLALDHDPYVVASNGRLFWMQDAYTTSRWFPYAPPGVGDGANYIRNAVKVVVDAYNGTVDFYVSDPSDPLVRTYARIFPGMFKPLDAMPPDLRQHIRYPEDLFLIQANLYRAYHMDAPEVFYNREDLWQFPRALGDIDGGDAANAQMAPYYTIMRLPGDAQAGFVLMLPMVPSQRENMIAWLAARCDPPGYGKLIVYAFPKDKLIYGPYQIEARIQQSTEISQQISLWNQMGSRVIRGHLVVVPIENSILYVSPLYLRAASGQLPELKRVIAAYGDRVVMEENLSAALAALFRETGPGPVAAPARGAADARAREALAHYDRAIERMKAGDWAGFGAELDALRPLLEALGTVRADNKK
- a CDS encoding MFS transporter — translated: MAAMQSAATPLSDEEARRQLRRAVIASTIGTTIEWYDFFLYSTVTGLVFAKLYFPQSHPLVGTLQAFLIYAVGFVARPVGAAIFGHYGDRIGRKATLIVTLLLMGLATFAVAFVPTYATIGIWGAVLLTVLRFIQGVGVGGEWGGSVLMSMEWARTNAHRGFVASWPQFGVPAGLFLANLAVLAMSWLSGSSFLAWGWRVPFFLSILLVAIGLYIRLNILETPIFAKLLAERRIEKTPMLEVLRKQPRDIVLSAFARMAEQAPFYIFTAFVFTYGITALGVTRELLLTAVLVASVVEFVTIPLFGHVSDLIGRRRMYMIGAAAVGVFGFLYFAMVDSRNPVWIFAAIVLSLVPHSMMYGPQAALIAESFTGRLRYSGASMGYQLASVIAGGPAPLIATALFAYYHSGYAIAVYVLVCAVLSLVAASKLGDYTNKDISREYDEARDLGDHGHAPPVT
- a CDS encoding toxin, whose translation is MRFVVVGTSGSGKSTFSSALAAAAGCPYIELDQLYWGPDWTAVPPEQFENAVLAATAGDRWVADGNYSAVRDVLWSRATHVVWLNFGRWTVFSRVLWRTLSRGLMRTELFHGNRESLRMAFCSKDSVLLWSYTTFARNRVKFAALRDDPKYAHLQWTEITEPSHTRAFIERHARAGS
- a CDS encoding type II toxin-antitoxin system HicB family antitoxin; translation: MKYPIYITRHGNPRYRGALADFPEVDVEGDSYGELQAAAAQRVVARYDRSARLIPPPTTDMSVLQASEVDAGDGIWRFFDIDLTGVTSSSVRIELCLPKRIVHDIDRTAGALHTTRDAFVSMACEHAVDRSAQHGGLRGEPVAISLSEAV